A part of Larkinella insperata genomic DNA contains:
- a CDS encoding response regulator, protein MKASCFECVFLVDDDEDDQFLLQQVFHQYSPECQIRLLSNGVELIEALETINSLPALVMLDLNMPYMSGFEALEAIRKDEKYQSLPIVILTTSDQQIDQQRAIQLGANDFITKPTLLADYSQVVLRLRKQWLVGRCVR, encoded by the coding sequence ATGAAAGCATCGTGTTTTGAATGTGTGTTTTTGGTCGATGATGATGAAGACGATCAATTTCTACTCCAACAAGTTTTTCACCAGTACAGCCCCGAGTGTCAAATCAGGCTATTAAGCAACGGCGTCGAACTGATCGAGGCCCTGGAAACAATAAATTCGCTGCCCGCTTTGGTTATGCTCGACCTGAACATGCCGTACATGAGCGGTTTTGAAGCCCTGGAAGCCATCCGCAAGGACGAAAAATACCAGTCTCTCCCCATTGTTATCCTGACCACTTCGGATCAGCAGATCGATCAGCAGCGGGCCATCCAGCTCGGTGCAAACGATTTTATCACCAAACCAACGTTGCTGGCCGATTACAGCCAGGTGGTACTCAGGCTCCGGAAGCAGTGGCTTGTCGGGCGCTGTGTCCGGTAA